The Hyphomicrobium sp. MC1 genome window below encodes:
- a CDS encoding cob(I)yrinic acid a,c-diamide adenosyltransferase translates to MVVLNRIYTKTGDAGTTALGTGERVPKTSPRIAAYGTVDETNAAVGVARTHLAGSEPDVDAMLLRIQNDLFDLGADLCVPDKGEKLAYEPLRVADAQVTRLEAEIDQMNAELTPLRSFILPGGTPAGAALHVARTVSRRAERMMVELAAVPDEAVSAPALKYINRLSDFLFVASRYVNDRGKGDILWVPGKNR, encoded by the coding sequence ATGGTCGTACTCAATCGCATCTATACCAAGACCGGCGATGCCGGCACGACGGCACTCGGAACGGGCGAGCGCGTCCCGAAAACGTCTCCGAGAATAGCGGCTTACGGCACCGTGGACGAAACAAACGCGGCCGTCGGCGTCGCTCGTACCCACCTCGCCGGGAGCGAACCTGACGTGGACGCCATGCTCCTTCGCATCCAGAACGACCTGTTCGATCTCGGCGCCGATCTCTGCGTTCCTGACAAGGGTGAAAAGCTGGCATACGAGCCGCTTCGTGTTGCCGATGCCCAGGTGACGCGCCTCGAAGCCGAGATCGATCAGATGAATGCCGAGCTGACACCTCTGCGCTCCTTCATTCTTCCCGGTGGCACGCCAGCAGGCGCCGCCTTGCACGTAGCGCGCACCGTCTCGCGCCGCGCCGAGCGGATGATGGTCGAACTGGCCGCCGTGCCCGACGAAGCGGTCAGCGCGCCGGCCCTGAAATACATCAACCGTCTGTCCGACTTCCTCTTTGTCGCAAGCCGCTACGTCAACGACCGCGGCAAGGGCGATATCCTGTGGGTTCCGGGGAAAAATCGCTGA
- a CDS encoding electron transfer flavoprotein subunit beta/FixA family protein, with product MKIVVPVKRVVDYNVKIRVKPDGSGIDLANVKMSMNPFDEIAVEEAVRLKEKSGAKEVVAISIGSAKSQETLRTALAIGADRAILIETPEGAVVEPLAVAKLLKALVEAEKPDLVILGKQAIDDDSNQTGQMLASLLDWPQGTFASKVVPEAGSITVTREVDGGLETIKLNLPAIVTTDLRLNEPRYPSLPNIMKAKKKPLDVKKPEDFGVDIAPRLKVLKTAEPATRKAGVKVGSVAELVEKLKSEAGVL from the coding sequence ATGAAGATCGTAGTGCCGGTCAAACGCGTCGTTGACTACAACGTTAAAATTCGCGTCAAGCCGGACGGCTCTGGAATCGACCTGGCGAACGTCAAGATGTCGATGAACCCGTTCGATGAAATCGCCGTCGAAGAGGCTGTGCGCCTTAAGGAAAAAAGCGGCGCCAAAGAGGTCGTTGCCATCTCGATCGGATCGGCCAAATCGCAGGAAACGCTGCGCACCGCGCTTGCCATCGGCGCCGACCGCGCCATCCTGATCGAAACGCCTGAAGGCGCCGTCGTCGAACCGCTCGCCGTCGCCAAGCTCTTGAAAGCACTGGTTGAAGCCGAAAAGCCCGATCTCGTCATCCTGGGCAAGCAGGCAATTGACGACGACAGCAACCAGACGGGCCAGATGCTCGCCAGCTTGCTCGACTGGCCGCAAGGCACGTTTGCCTCGAAAGTCGTGCCGGAAGCAGGCTCCATCACTGTCACGCGCGAAGTTGATGGCGGCTTGGAAACGATCAAGCTCAACCTGCCCGCGATCGTCACGACCGATCTGCGGCTGAACGAGCCGCGTTATCCGTCGCTGCCGAATATCATGAAGGCCAAGAAGAAGCCGCTCGATGTCAAGAAGCCGGAAGACTTCGGCGTCGACATCGCACCGCGGCTCAAAGTTTTGAAGACTGCCGAACCGGCGACGCGCAAAGCAGGCGTCAAGGTCGGCAGCGTTGCAGAGCTGGTCGAGAAGCTGAAAAGCGAAGCGGGAGTTCTCTAA